A genomic region of Blastocatellia bacterium contains the following coding sequences:
- a CDS encoding DUF4920 domain-containing protein, giving the protein MKKIIFCLLLMTVFIGCANNAQQNTAKTEAPKTEAVKPTEEKPTQVAENTEVIKRGTPLNNATTVTVSQILENPKNYENKPVTVEGQIARVCQAKGCWMELTEKEGDPGLRISFKDYGFFVPTDSQGKKVKAEGALELKVVKKDEAEHYIAEGSKMKQNPDGSANIVNLVASGVEIYPSK; this is encoded by the coding sequence ATGAAGAAAATTATTTTTTGTTTGCTATTAATGACTGTCTTTATAGGTTGTGCTAATAATGCTCAACAAAATACTGCAAAAACAGAAGCTCCTAAAACAGAAGCTGTTAAACCAACAGAAGAAAAACCAACTCAAGTTGCAGAAAACACAGAAGTAATTAAACGCGGCACACCTCTAAATAATGCTACAACAGTGACCGTTTCACAAATATTAGAAAATCCTAAAAACTATGAAAATAAACCTGTTACGGTTGAAGGGCAAATTGCCCGCGTTTGCCAAGCAAAAGGCTGTTGGATGGAATTAACAGAAAAAGAAGGCGATCCAGGACTAAGAATTTCCTTTAAGGATTATGGTTTCTTTGTTCCAACAGATTCCCAAGGTAAAAAAGTTAAAGCCGAAGGTGCATTAGAATTAAAAGTAGTTAAAAAAGATGAAGCAGAACATTACATTGCTGAAGGTTCTAAAATGAAGCAAAACCCAGATGGAT